The proteins below come from a single Orcinus orca chromosome 6, mOrcOrc1.1, whole genome shotgun sequence genomic window:
- the LRRC19 gene encoding leucine-rich repeat-containing protein 19, whose protein sequence is MKITSITILFWPLSMLLLSDESQTSKTEVKCNFTAKNYALIPANINKNVTILDLSYNQITLNVTDTRVLQTYFLLTELYLIENNVIILHNNSFGNLSNLEILNICRNSIHIIQQGAFTGLDKLKQLYLCQNKIVQLNHDIFVPLKSLILLNLQGNLISYLDVPQLFHLEFIILYGNPWNCSCSLLNLQNWLNTSTVTLENENITMCSYPDTLKCYNIKTVPYKAECYSKFPSSITKDLYIHFQSISNSTFNSFLNNLTRNSERESQGKSWTFLVSVVVTVLMTSLLISIAIKCPVWYNFLLSYKHHRLEEHEAETYEDSFTRNPSPPPQIPDTSSEETIVIFEQLRQFVVDDDGFIEDKYIDTHELREEN, encoded by the exons ATGAAAATCACAAGCATCACAATCTTGTTTTGGCCACTCTCCATGCTATTGTTATCAGACGAAAGCCAGACGTCTAAAACC gaaGTCAAATGTAATTTCACTGCAAAGAATTATGCTTTGATTccagcaaatatcaataaaaatgttaCTATACTTGACCTCAGTTATAACCAAATTACTCTGAATGTTACAGATACAAGAGTTCTACAGACATATTTTTTACTCACGGAGCTCTATTTGATTGAGAACAATGTCATTATCCTACATAATAATAGTTTTGGTAACCTCTCCAatctagaaattttaaatatctgtagAAACTCCATCCACATAATTCAACAGGGTGCCTTTACAGGCTTAGATAAACTAAAACAGTTATATCTCTGCCAAAACAAAATAGTTCAACTGAATCATGATATATTTGTGCCTCTAAAAAGCCTGATACTATTGAATCTGCAAGGCAATTTGATAAGCTATCTTGATGTACCACAACTGTTTCATCTGGAATTCATAATTTTATACGGAAATCCGTGGAACTGCTCTTGTAGTCTACTGAATTTGCAAAACTGGTTGAACACATCGACTGTGACACTAG AAAATGAGAACATCACCATGTGCAGCTATCCGGATACACTGAAGTGCTACAATATCAAAACAGTACCTTACAAGGCTGAATGCTACTCAAAATTTCCTTCATCTATAACTAAAGATCTTTACATTCATTTTCAGTCCATTAGCAATTCAACATTTAATAGTTTTTTGAACAACTTAACAAGAAATTCAG AACGTGAATCTCAAGGAAAAAGCTGGACTTTTCTTGTCAGTGTGGTAGTCACTGTACTGATGACTTCACTCCTCATTTCAATTGCTATCAAATGTCCAGTATGGTATAATTTTCTGCTTAGTTACAAGCATCATCGCCTGGAAGAGCATGAAGCAGAAACCTATGAAGATAGTTTTACCAGAAACCCAAGTCCTCCTCCACAGATACCAGACACAAGCTCCGAAGAAACTATAGTAATATTTGAACAACTACGTCAATTTGTGGTAGATGATGATGGGTTTATTGAAGACAAATACATAGATACTCATGAATTACgtgaagaaaattaa